The Nitratidesulfovibrio sp. SRB-5 genome includes a window with the following:
- a CDS encoding ABC transporter substrate binding protein translates to MVTVLAALALLLCLSLGLASSPTSAPTPGALLPSGPAPAWAQSSHPAQSAQPPDTATSATGASGSLGTQEGARKNVLYLNSYHNGYAWSDHIQEGIRQTLAESPYSIVFQVEYMDSKKFHYQDTVSTLYALYRDKFRNKKFDIIIASDNVAVDFLLQFGEELFPGVPIVFCGLNDVQPETLRATGREMTGVLENYDVAYNIELALRLNPQLRRMVIIGDDSVTGAAIRNQVLAQLGPFRDRLVVEEWSDYSLDQMLDWVREQTPDTFFYFVPIYRDIDGQFYSAEELLEKVHAASPAPLYSNWAFLLGHGIVGGKLISGVRHGEMAARMALQVLSGIRAASIPIVEHADQAFMFDNNELRRLFISPSQLPPDSVIINEPSRFYELNKQVFWTIIVSMVILSMTLVLLVMNILEKRRVEGKIKDQLSFLRSLMDTIPIPIYSKDADGRVRECNVAFERFFGVDREALLGRYEWQAGPEGVAMLRDVSDNSLMHEPGVASYETTLPGPEGSPHSIIMHKATYRNSRGAVAGLVGVVFDYTDRKKAEDRLRAAEEKYRSLFESSPLGIFRVTPEGDYLDANPAMARMSGFASPALLLASGAGTFARLHGAPDMSCSGPGSGPGTGQDTVISFDSSVDRPGGGTVTMHLTMRPQRDEAGTVRHIEGYAEDITQRKAAERALSASQRMLQLVLDNIPQFVYWKDRDLKYMGANKSFLGFVGLDSADALLGRTDEEVLPSTEDAARVHHDDEAVVRSGQPRYQTKVTITSPGGEAVWLETNRVPLLSDRGNHAEGNGDDVVGLLTTAEDVTQRIRLERQLLQSQKMEAIGTLAGGISHDFNNILTSIINSIELAISDIAADSLTCNDLMRALKAAQRGSRLVKQILTFSRPSVEGFVITDINEVLNEALVLIKASLPRNIEIRKAIPPRPSVTRADPTQIHQVLMNLCTNSFQALRDTGGVLEVNLEQDMLSDERALELGMEPGCALRLTVADDGPGIAPEIVDKIFDPFFTTKGKTEGTGLGLAVVHGIIKGHRGAVRVASVPWRRTEFEIYLPMHAQDACLIDPALLAPETGSERILFVEDDDDQLHTIPRVLESLGYTVRPFKNPLLALAAVREHPASFDLVITDFDMPEANGLELARKMGDIAPNMPIILVSGREVAAEGAAVAGNIKAMVHKPYNRNILADAIRRVFARLGS, encoded by the coding sequence ATGGTCACCGTGCTGGCGGCGCTGGCCCTTTTGCTGTGCCTGTCGCTGGGTCTGGCATCGTCTCCGACATCGGCACCCACGCCCGGCGCACTCCTGCCCTCCGGCCCCGCGCCCGCCTGGGCCCAGTCTTCACACCCCGCCCAATCGGCCCAGCCGCCGGACACCGCCACGTCCGCCACCGGCGCCTCCGGTTCGCTGGGCACGCAGGAAGGCGCGCGCAAGAACGTGCTGTACCTGAACTCGTACCACAACGGGTACGCCTGGTCCGACCACATCCAGGAGGGCATCCGCCAGACGCTGGCCGAAAGCCCGTACAGCATCGTGTTCCAGGTGGAATACATGGACTCCAAGAAGTTCCACTACCAGGACACTGTTTCCACCCTGTACGCCCTGTACCGCGACAAGTTCCGCAACAAGAAGTTCGACATCATCATCGCCTCGGACAACGTGGCGGTGGATTTCCTGCTCCAGTTCGGCGAAGAGCTGTTCCCCGGCGTGCCCATCGTGTTCTGCGGGCTCAACGACGTGCAGCCCGAAACCCTGCGCGCCACCGGGCGCGAGATGACCGGGGTGCTCGAAAACTACGACGTGGCCTACAACATAGAACTGGCCCTGCGCCTGAACCCGCAGCTGCGGCGCATGGTGATCATCGGCGACGACTCGGTCACCGGCGCGGCCATCCGCAACCAGGTGCTGGCCCAGCTGGGGCCGTTCAGGGACCGCCTGGTGGTGGAGGAGTGGAGCGACTACAGCCTGGACCAGATGCTGGACTGGGTGCGCGAGCAGACCCCGGACACCTTCTTCTACTTCGTGCCCATCTACCGCGACATCGACGGCCAGTTCTACTCGGCGGAAGAACTGCTGGAAAAGGTGCACGCCGCCTCCCCCGCGCCCCTGTACAGCAACTGGGCCTTCCTGCTGGGGCACGGCATCGTGGGCGGCAAGCTCATCTCGGGGGTGCGCCACGGCGAAATGGCCGCGCGCATGGCCCTGCAGGTGCTGAGCGGCATCCGCGCCGCATCCATCCCCATCGTGGAGCATGCCGACCAGGCCTTCATGTTCGACAACAACGAGTTGCGACGGCTGTTCATCAGCCCCTCACAACTGCCGCCGGACAGCGTCATCATCAACGAACCCAGCCGGTTCTACGAACTGAACAAGCAGGTCTTCTGGACCATCATCGTCAGCATGGTCATCCTGTCGATGACCCTGGTGCTGCTGGTCATGAACATCCTGGAAAAGCGGCGGGTGGAAGGCAAGATCAAGGACCAGCTGTCGTTCCTGCGCTCGCTGATGGACACCATACCCATCCCCATCTACAGCAAGGACGCCGATGGCCGGGTGCGCGAATGCAACGTGGCCTTCGAACGCTTTTTCGGGGTGGACCGCGAGGCGCTGCTGGGCCGCTACGAATGGCAGGCCGGGCCGGAAGGCGTGGCCATGCTGCGCGACGTCTCGGACAACAGCCTGATGCACGAGCCGGGCGTGGCCAGCTATGAAACCACCCTGCCCGGCCCCGAGGGTTCGCCCCATTCCATCATCATGCACAAGGCCACCTACCGCAATTCCAGGGGGGCGGTGGCGGGCCTGGTGGGCGTGGTCTTCGACTACACCGACCGCAAGAAGGCCGAGGACCGGCTGCGCGCCGCCGAGGAAAAATACCGCTCGCTGTTCGAAAGCTCGCCCCTCGGCATCTTCCGCGTCACCCCGGAGGGCGACTACCTTGACGCCAACCCGGCCATGGCGCGCATGTCGGGCTTTGCCTCGCCGGCCCTGCTGCTGGCGTCGGGCGCGGGCACCTTTGCCCGGCTGCACGGCGCGCCGGACATGTCCTGTTCCGGCCCGGGCTCCGGGCCGGGCACGGGACAGGACACGGTGATCTCGTTCGATTCCAGCGTGGACCGGCCCGGCGGCGGCACCGTGACCATGCACCTGACCATGCGCCCCCAGCGCGACGAGGCAGGCACTGTCCGCCACATCGAGGGCTATGCGGAAGACATCACCCAGCGCAAGGCCGCGGAGCGCGCCCTTTCCGCCTCGCAGCGCATGTTGCAGCTGGTGCTCGATAACATTCCCCAGTTCGTCTACTGGAAGGACCGCGACCTGAAATACATGGGCGCCAACAAATCCTTCCTCGGCTTCGTGGGGCTGGACAGCGCCGATGCGCTGCTGGGCCGCACCGACGAAGAGGTGCTGCCCTCCACCGAGGACGCCGCCCGCGTGCACCACGACGACGAGGCCGTGGTGCGCTCCGGCCAGCCGCGCTACCAGACCAAGGTCACCATCACCTCGCCCGGCGGCGAGGCGGTGTGGCTGGAAACCAACCGGGTGCCCCTGCTGAGCGACCGGGGCAACCATGCCGAAGGAAACGGCGACGACGTGGTGGGCCTGCTCACCACCGCGGAAGACGTCACCCAGCGCATCCGGCTGGAACGCCAGTTGCTCCAGTCGCAGAAGATGGAGGCCATCGGCACGCTGGCGGGCGGCATCTCGCACGATTTCAATAATATCCTGACGTCCATCATCAATTCCATCGAGCTGGCCATCAGCGACATCGCGGCGGATTCGCTGACCTGCAACGACCTGATGCGCGCCCTGAAGGCCGCCCAGCGCGGCAGCCGCCTGGTCAAGCAGATACTGACCTTCAGCCGCCCCTCGGTGGAAGGCTTCGTCATCACCGACATCAACGAGGTGCTCAACGAGGCGCTGGTGCTCATCAAGGCCTCGCTGCCCCGCAACATCGAGATCCGCAAGGCCATTCCGCCGCGCCCGTCCGTGACCCGGGCGGACCCCACCCAGATCCACCAGGTGCTCATGAACCTGTGCACCAACTCGTTCCAGGCCCTGCGCGACACGGGCGGCGTGTTGGAGGTGAACCTGGAGCAGGATATGCTGTCCGACGAACGCGCCCTGGAACTGGGCATGGAACCGGGCTGCGCCCTACGCCTGACCGTGGCCGACGACGGCCCCGGCATTGCGCCGGAAATCGTGGACAAGATCTTCGACCCGTTCTTCACCACCAAGGGCAAGACCGAAGGCACCGGCCTCGGCCTTGCGGTGGTGCACGGCATCATCAAGGGGCACCGGGGCGCGGTGCGCGTTGCCAGCGTGCCGTGGCGGCGCACGGAATTCGAGATATACCTGCCCATGCACGCGCAGGACGCCTGCCTCATCGACCCGGCCCTGCTGGCCCCGGAAACGGGCAGCGAGCGCATCCTGTTCGTGGAGGACGACGACGACCAGCTGCACACCATTCCCCGGGTGCTCGAAAGCCTCGGCTACACCGTGCGGCCCTTCAAGAACCCGCTGCTGGCGCTGGCCGCCGTGCGCGAGCACCCCGCCTCGTTCGACCTCGTCATCACCGACTTCGACATGCCGGAGGCAAACGGCCTTGAGCTTGCCCGCAAAATGGGCGATATTGCGCCGAACATGCCGATAATCCTCGTTTCGGGCCGCGAGGTGGCAGCCGAAGGGGCGGCCGTCGCCGGAAACATCAAGGCCATGGTCCACAAGCCGTACAACCGGAACATCCTGGCCGACGCCATCCGCCGGGTGTTCGCCCGGCTGGGGAGCTAG
- a CDS encoding sigma-54-dependent transcriptional regulator: MPTILVIDDDVQVCETIASLLARLHYACETAHTLEEGLRKLETADVDVVFLDVRLPDGNGLDALPRIRLSPSRPEVIILTGEGDPDGAELAIQGGVWDYLVKPSPIKQTTLTLHRALQYREEKLSRGDAAAVALDLDGVVGTSPSMRQCFDLVAHAASSDANVLVTGETGTGKELFARTIHRNSTRRAGTFVVVDCAALTESLVESTLFGHRKGAFTSALTDRDGLVKLADGGTLFLDEVGEMPLSIQRSFLRFLQERTFRPVGGTQEIKSDFRLISATNRDLDAMVERGEFRKDLLFRLKTVHVELPPLRSRPEDLKPLAIYHVNRLCEQYGVPHKGFSPDFFQQLAQYDWPGNVRELYNVLERSFVISGLESVLYALHLPQDVRIKITRAAIARPATGEGGIGAESAPYSAADGNGDGSGDAQDMVPPAKRADGLHGPDAAFTSPLPPLKGFKRLMERKYLEILIGQTGGNLQEMLDVSGLSRSHFYALLKKNNMSL; the protein is encoded by the coding sequence GTGCCCACCATTCTCGTCATCGACGACGACGTCCAGGTCTGCGAGACCATAGCCAGCCTGCTGGCCCGCCTGCACTACGCCTGCGAAACGGCCCACACGCTGGAAGAGGGGCTGCGCAAGCTGGAAACCGCCGACGTGGACGTGGTGTTCCTGGACGTGCGCCTGCCCGACGGCAACGGCCTGGACGCGCTGCCGCGCATCCGGCTTTCGCCATCGCGGCCAGAGGTCATCATCCTGACCGGCGAGGGCGACCCCGACGGCGCGGAACTGGCCATCCAGGGCGGCGTGTGGGACTACCTGGTCAAGCCTTCGCCCATCAAGCAGACCACCCTCACCCTGCACCGCGCCCTGCAATACCGGGAAGAAAAGCTGTCGCGCGGCGATGCCGCCGCCGTGGCGCTGGACCTGGACGGCGTGGTGGGCACCAGCCCCTCCATGCGCCAGTGCTTCGACCTGGTGGCGCATGCCGCCTCGTCCGACGCCAACGTGCTGGTCACCGGCGAAACGGGCACCGGCAAGGAACTTTTCGCCCGCACCATCCACCGCAACAGCACCCGCCGCGCGGGCACCTTCGTGGTGGTGGACTGCGCCGCGCTGACCGAAAGCCTGGTGGAATCCACCCTGTTCGGCCACCGCAAGGGGGCCTTCACCAGCGCCCTCACCGACCGCGACGGCCTGGTCAAGCTGGCCGACGGCGGCACCCTGTTCCTGGACGAAGTGGGCGAGATGCCCCTGTCCATCCAGCGTTCGTTCCTGCGCTTCCTGCAGGAACGAACCTTCCGCCCGGTGGGCGGCACCCAGGAGATCAAGAGCGACTTCCGGCTCATCTCCGCCACCAACCGCGACCTGGACGCCATGGTGGAGCGCGGCGAATTCCGCAAGGACCTGCTGTTCCGGCTGAAGACCGTGCACGTGGAGCTGCCCCCCCTGCGCAGCCGCCCGGAAGACCTGAAGCCCCTGGCCATCTACCACGTGAACCGGCTGTGCGAGCAGTACGGGGTGCCCCACAAGGGCTTTTCGCCCGACTTCTTCCAGCAGCTGGCCCAGTACGACTGGCCGGGCAACGTGCGCGAGCTGTACAACGTGCTGGAGCGCTCGTTCGTCATTTCCGGCCTTGAAAGCGTGCTCTACGCGCTGCACCTGCCCCAGGACGTCCGCATCAAGATCACCCGCGCCGCCATTGCCCGCCCCGCCACGGGCGAAGGCGGCATCGGGGCCGAATCCGCCCCCTACTCCGCCGCCGACGGCAACGGCGACGGTTCCGGCGACGCACAGGACATGGTGCCACCGGCCAAACGCGCCGACGGCCTGCATGGTCCGGATGCCGCCTTCACCAGCCCCTTGCCGCCGCTCAAGGGCTTCAAGCGTCTCATGGAGCGCAAGTACCTTGAAATCCTCATCGGGCAGACCGGCGGGAACCTGCAGGAGATGCTGGACGTCTCCGGCCTGTCGCGCTCGCATTTCTATGCCCTGCTGAAAAAGAATAATATGTCGCTGTAG
- a CDS encoding class I SAM-dependent methyltransferase: protein MLQIAEWCADRVRASTYVHDGKTQWYAPSLAGASTLAAALYKPDVYAGVLDVLGRLDEDDYAAYLKGFMRRGMARFGESWRYADICTVLYVLADLLGVESYLEIGVRRGRSLAMVLDRRPSADVVGFDLWLRDYAGMENPGPDYVAAQMAQLGHRGALRFVTGDSATTVPAYFAAHPDATYDLITVDGDHGPEGALRDLATVLPRLRIGGAIVFDDISHPELGYLRGIWQRVVQSQPNMSCHVYDETGYGVAFAIRMR, encoded by the coding sequence ATGTTGCAGATCGCTGAGTGGTGCGCCGACCGCGTTCGGGCATCCACCTATGTTCACGACGGGAAGACGCAGTGGTATGCGCCGTCCCTGGCCGGGGCCTCGACGCTGGCCGCCGCCCTGTACAAGCCGGACGTCTACGCCGGGGTGCTCGACGTGCTGGGCCGGCTGGACGAGGACGACTACGCAGCCTACCTCAAGGGGTTCATGCGGCGCGGCATGGCGCGGTTTGGCGAATCCTGGCGCTACGCGGACATCTGCACCGTGCTGTACGTCCTGGCGGATCTGCTGGGTGTGGAATCGTACCTGGAGATTGGCGTGCGGCGTGGTCGCAGCCTTGCCATGGTGCTTGACCGCCGCCCCTCCGCCGACGTGGTGGGCTTCGACCTGTGGCTGCGCGACTATGCGGGCATGGAAAATCCCGGCCCGGATTACGTGGCCGCCCAGATGGCGCAGCTTGGCCACAGGGGTGCGCTGCGCTTCGTCACCGGCGATTCGGCCACGACAGTGCCCGCGTATTTCGCGGCGCATCCGGACGCCACCTACGACCTCATCACCGTGGACGGCGACCACGGCCCGGAAGGCGCCCTGCGCGACCTGGCCACCGTGCTGCCGCGCCTGCGCATCGGCGGGGCCATCGTGTTCGACGACATTTCGCATCCGGAACTGGGCTACCTGCGCGGCATCTGGCAGCGGGTGGTGCAGTCGCAGCCCAACATGAGCTGCCACGTCTACGACGAAACCGGCTACGGCGTGGCCTTCGCCATCAGGATGCGCTAG
- a CDS encoding cytochrome b/b6 domain-containing protein: MTEQAAQHQADRKREAAADATCGLPPEAGDPTGGGAGQDGPATCQPDDYERVGPSGRDDTCDLCEEYRFLLQVLGSEAEVWKSLQQQFGIVTQRTQMVFGVGTLAISVAGFSGHRMAAAGPFSGLTLMAGLVCILAGMFVALYGVVRVRWMSSLRGDTVEASFLRLLAVRNRKTRYFLWSLKLVIVGLVLYVAALGWFLFRASLGLVPLV; encoded by the coding sequence ATGACGGAACAGGCTGCGCAACACCAAGCTGACCGGAAGCGGGAGGCCGCTGCCGATGCCACCTGCGGCTTGCCGCCGGAGGCCGGAGACCCCACTGGCGGTGGCGCCGGGCAGGACGGACCGGCCACGTGCCAGCCCGACGACTACGAACGCGTCGGCCCGTCCGGGCGTGACGACACCTGCGACCTGTGCGAGGAATACCGCTTCCTGCTTCAGGTGCTGGGCAGCGAGGCCGAGGTGTGGAAGAGCCTGCAACAGCAGTTCGGTATCGTCACCCAGCGCACCCAGATGGTGTTCGGCGTGGGCACGCTGGCCATTTCCGTGGCCGGGTTTTCCGGCCACCGGATGGCGGCTGCCGGGCCGTTCAGCGGGCTGACCCTGATGGCCGGGCTGGTGTGCATCCTTGCCGGGATGTTCGTGGCGCTGTACGGCGTGGTGCGGGTGCGCTGGATGTCCAGCCTGCGCGGCGACACGGTGGAGGCCAGCTTCCTGCGGCTGCTGGCGGTGCGCAACCGCAAGACGCGCTATTTCCTGTGGTCGCTCAAGCTGGTCATCGTGGGGCTGGTGCTGTACGTGGCCGCGCTGGGCTGGTTTCTGTTCCGGGCCTCGCTGGGGCTGGTGCCGCTGGTGTAG
- the nifJ gene encoding pyruvate:ferredoxin (flavodoxin) oxidoreductase → MAKKMKTMDGNTAAAYVAYALSDTSAIYPITPSSNMGESADEWAAQGKKNLFGQTVSVRQLQSEAGAAGAVHGSLAAGALTSTFTASQGLLLMIPNMYKIAGELLPGVFHVSARALASHALSIFGDHQDVMAARQTGFAFLNSNSVQEAMDMALVAHLAAIESSVPFCHFFDGFRTSHELQKIEVIEYDDMKKLVNWEKVEAFRQNAMNPEHPHIRGTAQNPDIYFQAREACNSFYNAVPGIVSNYMKKVGEITGRSYKLFDYVGHPEAERVIIAMGSACETIEEVVNFLNAKGERVGLVKVRLYRPFSIDHMLSVLPATADTITVLDRTKEAGSLGEPLYLDVCTAFMERGEMPKLLAGRYGLGSKEFTPAMAKAVYDNMKVVGPKNHFTVGIIDDVTDTSLEVTEGVDTVPTGTVQCKFFGLGADGTVGANKQAIKIIGDNTGMYAQGYFAYDSKKSGGFTVSHLRFGNSPIQSTYLVNSADYIACHKSAYVHQYDVLDGIKTGGTFVLNSHWNSVEEMEKELPASMLRTIARKKLKFYNVDAVKVATEVGLGGRINMIMQTAFFKLSSVIPFEQAVALLKDSIHKAYGKKGEKIVAMNVAAVDKAIEAVTEIKYPESWATAADAAHVANADPDFITNVVRPILAQQGDKLPVSAFEPDGLFPVGTAAFEKRGVAITVPEWLSENCIQCNQCSFVCPHAAIRPILASDEELAGAPASFVAIEAKGKELNGLKYRMQVYAQDCMGCGSCADVCPAKNKALVMKPIETQMADQVANLAYADANIAIKDTLMARDSLKGSQFQQPLMEFSGACAGCGETPYVKLLTQMFGERMVVANATGCSSIWGASAPTTPYTTNKDGHGPAWGNSLFEDAAEFGYGMAMAYNQRRAKLADVVTEALTLDMEADLKAALQGWLDNKDDAEGSKKYGEEILGLLGGADDHPLLDELWHMSDQFTKKSVWIFGGDGWAYDIGYGGVDHVLASGEDINILVMDTEVYSNTGGQASKATPLGSIAKFAASGKKTGKKDLGRMAMTYGYVYVACVSMGANKQQVLKAFKEAEAYKGPSLIIAYAPCINQGLRKGMGKSMEEAKMAVESGYWPLYRFNPELADEGKNPFVLESKAPNGTMQEFMAGETRYAALEKIAPEESKRLRAAIEKEYNERYLLLKQISEAPAVTAPAGDPVTVGNGDSGFCAVTETPEHARRKGGDACDDGRAAE, encoded by the coding sequence ATGGCCAAGAAAATGAAGACCATGGATGGCAACACCGCTGCCGCGTACGTCGCCTACGCGCTCAGCGACACGTCTGCCATCTACCCCATCACCCCTTCTTCCAACATGGGTGAATCGGCGGACGAATGGGCCGCCCAGGGCAAGAAGAACCTTTTCGGGCAGACGGTTTCCGTCCGCCAGCTGCAGTCCGAAGCGGGCGCCGCGGGCGCCGTGCACGGCTCGCTGGCCGCAGGCGCGCTGACCTCCACCTTCACCGCTTCGCAGGGCCTCCTGCTGATGATCCCGAACATGTACAAGATCGCCGGTGAACTGCTTCCCGGCGTCTTCCATGTTTCGGCCCGCGCGCTGGCCTCGCACGCGCTGTCCATCTTCGGCGACCACCAGGACGTCATGGCCGCCCGCCAGACCGGTTTCGCCTTCCTGAACTCCAACTCGGTGCAGGAAGCCATGGACATGGCGCTGGTCGCCCACCTGGCCGCCATCGAGTCCAGCGTGCCGTTCTGCCACTTCTTCGACGGCTTCCGCACCTCGCACGAACTGCAGAAGATCGAAGTCATCGAATACGACGACATGAAGAAGCTGGTGAACTGGGAGAAGGTGGAAGCCTTCCGCCAGAACGCCATGAACCCCGAGCACCCGCACATCCGCGGCACCGCGCAGAACCCCGACATCTACTTCCAGGCGCGTGAAGCCTGCAACTCGTTCTACAATGCCGTGCCCGGCATCGTGTCGAACTACATGAAGAAGGTCGGCGAAATCACCGGCCGTTCCTACAAGCTGTTCGACTACGTGGGCCACCCCGAAGCCGAGCGCGTGATCATCGCCATGGGTTCCGCCTGCGAAACCATTGAAGAAGTGGTCAACTTCCTGAACGCCAAGGGCGAGCGCGTGGGCCTGGTCAAGGTGCGCCTGTACCGTCCGTTCTCCATCGACCACATGCTGTCGGTGCTGCCCGCCACCGCCGACACCATCACCGTGCTCGACCGCACCAAGGAAGCCGGTTCGCTGGGCGAGCCCCTGTACCTTGACGTGTGTACCGCCTTCATGGAGCGCGGCGAAATGCCCAAGCTCCTCGCCGGCCGCTACGGCCTGGGTTCGAAGGAATTCACCCCGGCCATGGCCAAGGCCGTGTACGACAACATGAAGGTTGTCGGCCCCAAGAACCACTTCACCGTGGGCATCATCGACGACGTCACCGACACCTCGCTGGAAGTGACCGAAGGCGTCGACACCGTGCCCACCGGCACCGTGCAGTGCAAGTTCTTCGGCCTTGGCGCCGACGGCACCGTGGGCGCCAACAAGCAGGCCATCAAGATCATCGGTGACAACACCGGCATGTACGCCCAGGGCTACTTCGCCTACGACTCCAAGAAGTCGGGCGGCTTCACCGTGTCGCACCTGCGCTTCGGCAACAGCCCCATCCAGTCCACCTACCTGGTCAACAGCGCCGACTACATCGCCTGCCACAAGTCGGCCTACGTGCACCAGTACGACGTGCTCGACGGCATCAAGACCGGCGGCACCTTCGTGCTGAACTCGCACTGGAACAGCGTGGAAGAGATGGAGAAGGAACTGCCCGCCTCCATGCTGCGCACCATCGCCCGCAAGAAGCTGAAGTTCTACAACGTGGACGCCGTGAAGGTTGCCACCGAAGTGGGCCTTGGCGGGCGCATCAACATGATCATGCAGACCGCGTTCTTCAAGCTGTCCAGCGTGATTCCCTTCGAGCAGGCCGTGGCGCTGCTGAAGGACTCCATCCACAAGGCCTACGGCAAGAAGGGCGAAAAGATCGTGGCCATGAACGTGGCCGCCGTTGACAAGGCCATCGAGGCCGTCACCGAGATCAAGTACCCCGAATCCTGGGCCACCGCCGCCGACGCCGCTCACGTGGCCAACGCGGACCCCGACTTCATCACCAACGTGGTGCGCCCCATCCTGGCCCAGCAGGGCGACAAGCTGCCGGTTTCGGCCTTCGAACCCGACGGCCTGTTCCCGGTGGGCACCGCCGCCTTCGAAAAGCGCGGCGTGGCCATCACCGTGCCCGAGTGGCTGTCCGAAAACTGCATCCAGTGCAACCAGTGCTCGTTCGTGTGCCCGCATGCGGCCATCCGCCCCATCCTGGCCTCTGATGAGGAACTGGCTGGCGCGCCCGCCTCGTTCGTGGCCATCGAAGCCAAGGGCAAGGAACTGAACGGCCTGAAGTACCGCATGCAGGTCTACGCCCAGGACTGCATGGGCTGCGGCTCGTGCGCCGACGTCTGCCCGGCCAAGAACAAGGCCCTGGTCATGAAGCCCATCGAAACCCAGATGGCCGACCAGGTTGCCAACCTTGCCTACGCTGACGCCAACATCGCCATCAAGGACACCCTGATGGCCCGCGACAGCCTGAAGGGCTCGCAGTTCCAGCAGCCGCTGATGGAATTCTCCGGCGCCTGCGCGGGCTGCGGTGAAACCCCGTACGTCAAGCTGCTTACCCAGATGTTCGGCGAACGCATGGTGGTGGCCAACGCCACCGGCTGCTCGTCCATCTGGGGCGCTTCCGCCCCCACCACGCCGTACACCACCAACAAGGACGGTCACGGCCCGGCCTGGGGCAACTCGCTGTTCGAAGACGCCGCCGAGTTCGGCTACGGCATGGCCATGGCCTACAACCAGCGCCGCGCCAAGCTTGCCGACGTGGTGACCGAAGCCCTGACCCTGGATATGGAAGCCGACCTGAAGGCCGCCCTGCAGGGCTGGCTGGACAACAAGGACGACGCCGAAGGCTCCAAGAAGTACGGCGAAGAGATCCTTGGCCTGCTTGGCGGCGCGGACGACCATCCGCTGCTGGACGAGCTGTGGCACATGAGCGACCAGTTCACCAAGAAGTCCGTGTGGATCTTCGGCGGTGACGGCTGGGCCTACGACATCGGCTACGGCGGCGTGGACCACGTGCTGGCCAGCGGCGAGGACATCAACATCCTGGTCATGGACACCGAAGTGTACTCCAACACCGGCGGCCAGGCCTCCAAGGCCACCCCGCTGGGCTCCATCGCCAAGTTCGCCGCCTCGGGCAAGAAGACCGGCAAGAAGGACCTTGGCCGCATGGCCATGACCTACGGCTACGTCTACGTTGCCTGCGTCTCCATGGGCGCCAACAAGCAGCAGGTGCTGAAGGCCTTCAAGGAAGCCGAAGCCTACAAGGGCCCCTCGCTGATCATCGCCTACGCCCCCTGCATCAACCAGGGCCTGCGCAAGGGCATGGGCAAGTCCATGGAAGAAGCCAAGATGGCCGTGGAATCCGGCTACTGGCCCCTGTACCGCTTCAACCCCGAACTTGCCGACGAAGGCAAGAACCCGTTCGTGCTCGAATCGAAGGCGCCCAACGGCACCATGCAGGAATTCATGGCTGGTGAAACCCGTTACGCCGCCCTCGAAAAGATCGCTCCCGAAGAGTCCAAGCGCCTGCGCGCGGCCATCGAGAAGGAGTACAACGAACGTTACCTGCTGCTGAAGCAGATCTCCGAAGCGCCCGCCGTTACCGCCCCCGCCGGGGACCCGGTGACCGTGGGAAACGGGGATAGCGGCTTCTGCGCCGTGACCGAAACGCCGGAACACGCCCGCCGCAAGGGCGGGGATGCCTGCGACGACGGCCGGGCCGCTGAATAG